The window agcaTGGTGAGCGGACAGTCTCGAGGTGGCCGGGCACAGTGGTCCCTCCTCCCCGCAGGTGGCCTGTGAGAAGACCGTGTCAGCCATGCACCACGTTCTGCAGCGGACCATCAAGTGTGCGAAAGGTACCACCGCAGGCCTGTGGGCGCCTTCGCGATCCCAAGAGCCTCCTGCTTTGGGGCCTCGGGCAGAGCggtgggcaggggagaggtggCACCTGCGTGACTGTGAATGGGATCCCCGGGGCTCCCGCTgtccccctggcctggcctgtaggaATGGGGTCCCTGGGGCTCCCACTgtccccctggcctggcctgtaggaATGGGGTCCCTGGGGCTCCCACTGTCCCCCTGGCCTGGCCTATAGGAATGGGGTCCCTGGGGCTCCCACTgtccccctggcctggcctgtaggaATGGGGTCCCTGGGGCTCCCACTgtccccctggcctggcctgtaggaATGCGGTCCCTGGGGCTCCCACTGTCCCGCTGGCCTGGCCTGTAGGAATGGGGTCCCCAGGGCTCCCGCTgtccccctggcctggcctttAGGAATGGGGTCCCCGGGGCTCCCGCTGTCCCCGTGGCCTGGCGGGTAGGAATGGGGGCAGCGGGCTGCAGCCCGGAGCTCCCTTCCGACTGGGAACGCCAAGGCGATCTCCCTGCTCTGCCCGAGGCTCATGCACTGTCTGTTCTGTAGCCCAGGCCGGGGAAGGACAGAAGCCCAGCCCGGCGCTGCTGGAGCTGAGGATGGTCCAGAGCAAAAGGGACATCGAGAACCCAGAGATTGTCGTCCAGGCCACGGTGCTGTGAGGGCTGCTGCGCCCACCTGCTCACGCAGCGCCGGTGTCTCCGTCGTCATCCCTGTGAAAAACGTAACGTCTGCCTTAGAGCTGTGACCGAAACttggtatttttttccttttgtgagTGTCCAGCATCCACTGGTCTTAATTGTGAAAATGTGCCAGtcgtgctttttaaaaataacacagtgATCGCAGAAATATGTGACTTGGAGACCCAGCCCCCCTTCCCCACGAAGGCTCCTGGGCCTCCCTGAAAACCAGCTCTGTGGTCACCCCCTGGGGGGCGTCCtccccagctgggggcagggggcatggtgggaggggctgctgccCCAGAGGGTCGGGTGGGCTCCCACCATGAGGTGCCCCCTGTGGCAGGGCCGGGCCGtggctgtgtctgtgtgtctctgagGACGGGTTTCGCCAAGTACCTTTCTTGTCGTTCTGACCGCTCCCTCTTGGCTCCTGCCTCAGGAGTTTGTTTGTGACGTTGCTGCTCGGTCGGTCCCTGGGCACTTCCAACGTCCGCTCTGTTTGATCATATGGACAGGTCAGTGCCCGTGGCCAGACACACACAGGTGTGCACAGTCACTTTGGCGGGGACCTTCCAAGACCCCGAAAATGCAAGTCCACAGATCTCACCAGTATCAGCGGGACCGCCCTTTAACCCACAGTGTCTTTAGGGACCAGCTGCACGAGGCGCAGAGATGCCAGGAAAGGGAAGGCTGGTGCGGGGCTGAGGGGGCGGGGCGATGCCACATTGGCTCCTTTGGGAAAACTCACCGAATTGGTGACACAACAGCGTAAGCACCGCGTGTGTGCCACCGGCTGCTGGTGACGAGGGTCCGCGCCAGGGAGTGAGCGTGCAGACAGGtgcggggggcagagctggctcctgctccaCAGCTGACACgtttcagccccaggccctgccaccagTCCAGTTGTCCACTGCCAGCGAGACCTCCTTGGCTCCACTTGTCCAGAGTTTTGGGGTACCTTAGGCTTGGCTACAGGCAGGGGTGCCCATCTTGAAGACTCAGCCTGCCTGGatctctgccccctgccctctagtctgggagcccacagcctggaggGGAGACAGGACATGGGGCCCACGTGGCTCCTGGGAAAGCAAACTCTCCGAGGCCAGCCCTTGTGCCCTTGGTTCCGTGCCCACAGGTAGGGCCCACACAGCTCCTCAGTAGCACATTCTCTGTTTGTAGAAAATGCCTGAAAAGGAAGAGGGGCCCCTCTCCATTGAGCTCCCGGCACCATGGCACGGTCTTTCTTCCCCACTGTACCTCTGAATGTCTAACTCTCACGCTGTCGTGCTGGCGGTGGCCTGTGCACAGGGTCAGGGCGCTGTGTCCCTGGTTCCTGGTTCCAAGCACCAGGCTCCTCTGAGCCCCGCGGAGGAGCCCGGCCTCCTGGTCCCTGCAGGGCCCGAaggaccaggaggaggaaggagggcccGCAGCCTGGCGGGGGGCAGCCTCCCCAACAGGGTGCTCACAGGGACCAGCCACGTCACCCGGGGCCCTGGGTGCGTGTAGCACATTTAATGGAAAATACTGCCACTGCCAAGTAGAGCTGGGGAGAGGGCCAACGagaagtttttttatttcaatattgagAGCCAGTATAGGGCTGGACAAGGAACCAGGCGTGTCTGTCCTCCAGGAGGTGGTGAAACCCACCGGGAAGGCACGGTGTGGGTGCCGGGCTATTCCCTGAGCACCGCGAACGTGAAGGGAAGCTCACGCTCCGCAAACGCTGTTCGGTCCTTGGCTCCTGGTTTTATTTCAGAGGCCTGGCCCCACGCTAGGTCTCGCTCTCTTACTCCCCTGCGTTCTACAGAGCATGATGGGGTTTATTTCTCCTTGAAGCTTCTGTGGAACCATGGACTCAGGTGCCACCTGAGGCTTTCTCTTCCCTGCGCttcagctggaaggccctgaccCCGAGCAGGCAGGGAGCCCCGACCACGAGGAGACGGAGACGGGCTGAGCTCTCTCTGCTGAGAGAAGGAACTGGGGGACCCCGAGAGCCTCTGCGGAGTGTGGGCTCCTGTGGAAACGTGAGCTCTCGTGGGAGGCCGAGCCCCACATTCCCAGGCCCGTGTTGCCGCGCCTGTGCTGTCTGGGCTCGTCTCCACACGCACACGCTCCATGGCGCGCCAACAGCAGAATTTCCCAACCTTGGTTCCTGACAGTAGTTTTTTGATACAAGTTGGGTCCAAATTAGAACTGATCTTTGTTCTTACCTTACATAGCTTAGCAACATGCACCAGGATGGTAATTTATGTTAACGTGGAAGATGGTTGTCGGAGTGCAGGTTTCAAGACTTTCCGGTGTTTCAAACCCTCTCCTGTAGACCTTAAAGATGAATTCCAAACGATGATTCCCTTTTCGAATCAGTCTTCAGTCATTGCCAAGTCCTGCTGAGGTGACTGTGTTAGTCTGTGTTACTTTTGCAATATACGTCCGTGATTGTAAAACGATGCTTTGTTTGTCGTCCTCTTCTTACACTTGTTagaaccaatttttaaaatgtttaattttccaATGGCCTGTGCCTGGCCTGGCCCACCTGCTCTGCGTAAGAGGAGGGTGTTGTAGTGTTGAGCCCAggccagagggtggggcaggcgggGATTACGGGATGTCCAGGGACCACTCTTGTCCCTGCTTGAACCTCATGTTCACTCCTCCGGTGACATGTGCACAAGAGGAGGGAAGCCTGTTCTAACCACTGGACCGCCACTGCACGCCGCCCTCTCCTTGTCCTTCTGCCCTTGGATGGGATCACCTACCTGCCTAGGGCGTCAGGTCCACACCTGTGTGAGTCAGGGACACCATGTGACTGTACTGTACTCGGGAGCATAGCCAGGAAGCCCTGTCTTCCTTCTCTGCCGCCCACCTATCCTTCACCCACCTCTCCCCCTGGGCCCCGCCGCCAGTCCCTACCTGGGctagaaggaggggaggggagttggtgACTGAGCAGATGGGGACACTGTGAGTGTGGTCTGGCTCTCTGAGTCTGGGTGGGAGCCAGGTGGCCCTGGACTCAATTTTGCCCACCAGCAGAGCAGTGGGATGGAGCCCACCTGTTTTTATGCCACATTGGGGTTCCCTTCTCATCATCCTCTGAGGCTCTGTGTTAGGGCTCCCTGGAGAGCCAGCTCCTGTGTCCCCGGAGGCAGCGTGTCAGGTGTCCAAGCTGAGTGGCCCCTCAGAAGGACCCCAAGCCCTGGAGAGGGTGGCTCTGGGAGGCCAGGCCCATTGCCCGAAGCCAGGGAAGCCGTAAACTGTGGCCCAGTTGGTCTGGATGGACGTCATTTCCCCAGGAGACCTCCTCCTGCCTGCAGTTCCCCCCCTGAGCAGTGGCCGAGGGCCGGCACATGTGCGCCTTGGCCTGTGGCAGCGTTGGTGTGTGTGCGGCCGGCCGCTTTGTGACAGGTGCAGAATCCGGTAGCCGGCAGGTGTGTCGGTGAGAAGAACATCATGAGAGCCTGTGTTTTTACAGAGACCCCTGTCCTGTGATGGGAGGCGTAGATTCTGGTTTCAGAATCCAGCCACGCACTTCCAGTCTctgccagcagggggacacagcgAGGGCAGATGGGCTGGGCGGGGTCTTGGCCCACCTTGGTAGATGGCAAACATCAGCCCCGCTTCTGGGGAATGTTCCTTCGGTGTATGAATCTCTGTCCGGTGACGGGAACCAGGCTTTGCGTTCTGTGGTGATGCACGGGAGGGCGGCCCTGTGTGTGTCCCATCCCCCACTGTGCTCAGCGGCTCCTCCCAGCACCACCCAGCACCCAGTCTGGAAGGCCCCACCCGGGGTGCTCGTAGCGCATGTGTCTTCTTGTGGACGTCTGCACTTGATTCTCGGTGCAAAGTGTTTTCTctaaatgattaaaaaacaatgtCTTGCCAACCACATTCCTGCCTTTCATTCGAGATTTGAGCTCATCACACAATGTGTTCGTTCTGTTTGTAAGACAGAGCTCTGTGAATACTGTTAGGTCTGACCTGGGGGATATTTTAAAGCTCTGTTAGTGGGGGGCTCTtcctagaattttctttttaaatgctggCAGAGTAAACAGGTCTTTTAAAAGCGTTTTCGCTGTCCAAGCCAAGCGGAGCCTGTACTACAGCCAGACTTCCTGCCCACCTCCAACCCCGCTTCAGAGGGGGCTCCCCTCCGCCCCAGCCCACCACCACGATGGGCAAGTTCTCATCTTCCTGTGACAGGAAGCCCATTCTGCAGGAGGCTCCTTTCCGAGGCTGTGGGGCGCTCGCTGTGGCTGGGACATCGTGGCCTGCAGGTCAGCGCTGGAGAGCGAGGACCAGCCCTTCCCCATGGCACCACCCGAGCCCGCACTGCAACCCCTGTCCTGGTGATGGGAGGTGTAGATGCTACTATTCAGGGAACTGGAAAGGAATTCCCGGTCTCCATGTAGACCGGGTGGTGTTTTGAATGTTTTAACCTTATAGCTGTGCACCTGCTAATGTAGAGTTGTAGTTGGCATTTCAATCAATTGCAAAACTGGCCCAGCAGGACAGAGCTactgactgggagcccagccgaAGCTGCCCTAGGCCTTCCAGGAAAGGAGCTGGGATCTGGAGGCTTCTCAGGGGGGGTGTCAGCCTGGGAACAAAGCTGTGAGGGGACGATCTCTGTGAGATTCAGACAATGGTTGCATTGGCCCCGCGGtgaccagccctgcccactgTGAGTGGGAACGTGTTTGTAAATGTAAAACGCAGCTCACCATTGTAGAGGCCTGTCTGTGTGCTGCTCCTGTTGACTTATGATTCtccacaaataaatattttcatggcAATCATGGTGAAGCGTGAGGAATTCTTTCTCCACAGGATTCCCTTTTGTTAATCATCTGTGCAGTGCCTACACTGCATTAACCAAGCCGTGGTCACTGCTCTCCCTTCAACatctccctctttaaaaaaataaaaaaatataataaaaggtaatatggtaattagactggacatcattccagatgtccttcctgacgaagccggggccagagggaagccagcctgggtcccaggtgctggagggaagctagtgccggcagcaggggaaggaaggcctactcttacaggaattttcatgcattgggcctctagtatacattatatacatatattttatatatatacatacatatattttttttattgatttcagagagggagagagagaaacatcaatgatgagaatcatcgattggctgcctcctacacccccccttaccccccaccccccgactggggatgcagcctgaaacctgggcatgtgtcctgaccgagaatcagactgacctcctggttcataggtcgatgctcaatcactgaaccatgctggccgggcaaatAGCTCCCTCTTAAAGAaagggcctgccctgccctgccctgctcaccTTGGCCACCgactcaaaatttaaattttaagagcctttattaagctggccagctgactacagccaCATCCCTCCCGTAGGAGTACCACAGCTTGCAGTGCCGACCCTAATTCTCCAGCTGTCCAGGCAGGGACAGCTAAGCAGCACAGGGCGGTCAGCGTGGGTTTGAGAGGCAGAATCAGGTGCTTCAGACACAAAGCAGATCCCGCGGCCTCCCGCGCTCTCCTTGCCTTTCTCACAAAGCCTGTTACTTGGGGATGACCTGAGGAGTTATCTACAAAATGTGGGAGGGTGTATAGTGTgctaggggcaggggcctggcagagAAGCTGATCTACGTGCATCTGGTCCTATGGCTGCTGCTGGTTGCCAAGATGAGTGTGGGACACCTGAGGCTGTTATCACATGATCAGGTGGCCATGCTCTATCAGTGGGAGTACCCATATTTGCTGAGTATTGTGCCCTCCCTCTTGggtctcctctccttcccccgcaACAACATTAGCTACCTGGTGCTCTCCATGATCAGCATGGGGCTCTTTTCCATCGCCCCCCTCATTTACGGCAGCATGGAGATGTTCCCTGCCGCCCAGCAGCTCTATCGCCACGGCAAGGCCTACCGCTTCCTCTTTGGGTTTTCTGCCGTCTCCGTCATGTACCTGGTGTTGGTGCTGGCGGTTCAAGTGCATGCCTGGCCGTTACACTACAGCAAGAAGCTCCTAGACTCTCGGTTCGCCAGCACACAGGAGAAGAAGCGGAAATGAAGGCTGCCAGATGGACTGATCCCTGGGGTGAAGCCAGCCCTCCCGTGGAAAAGAGTGAGAGGGTAGAAGAGCTGTTCTAAAATCTCTTGTAATGTTGGCAGCTGTGGTGTTGGCAACTGGTGCAAACTAGGCTCAAGTTCTGGAAAGCTGCTACTGTTGTCATTAGCTGAGGTGGCAAAAGGATATTTAACTTACTCCTGGTTGGCTGGAACTGGGTGGAGAACAGCTGTAAAACAAACTTCGGCTGGTTTAAGTCGAAGCCCTTCAGGATTTTCCTGTTTTAAGACCGACCCTCATCCTTGCCTCTTAGTCattctctccatttccatccattaCCCCTTAGCCACTGAAGCTGGAGATGAGGAATCAACCAAATTCTACTTCTATTTATGGGTGGTTGGGAGGAAACATGAGGAGGCTGCTTTCCCTGCAGACTGTGGTCTCTACTCTGAAGCATTTAATTACAAAGAACCTCAATAAAGTTATAACTGCCCtgtcaagaaaaaagaaattatttggaaatattggggagccaggtgggcaagtccaactcaaggggaaggacttccactggtgctcaggcctcacccaccttttattggtttgggatacacccatagcccttaggcagacaatttccagtaacaggcagactggcccaggggtgggcaaactttttgactcgagggccacaatgggttcttaaactggaccggagggccggaacaaaagcatggatggagtgtttgtgtggactaatataaattcaaagtaaacatcattacataaaagggtacggtctttttttttttatttcaatagttttattcatttcaaacattttaacaagaagaatgtagtcctgacaggtttggctcagtggatagagcatcggcctgtggactcaagggtcccaggttcgattccggtcaagggcatgtaccttggttgtgggcacatccccagtggggagtgtgcaggaggcagctgatcgatgtttctaactctctatccctctcccttcctctctgtaaaaaaatcaataaaatatattttaaaaaaaaaaagaagaagaagaatgtaaACACTTAATCTTACCTCGGAAAGGCTCTGATACTGTGCTCTCCAGGGGCGTGTCTCCCTACATCTCCACGATAATGTGTCTACGCATTCCCAGGGTGATGTCCGGAGATGCGTCCGCAGGCATtacaaggagcctctggaagattGAGAGGTTGTTCCTTCTACTGAATGGGTGGATATAAATCCGcccactcagaagaaggagcttcGGCCTTGTTTCCGACGTTGCCATGtgaacactgctgctggtgaaggagcggaggagagagcaagagaaccctccgctcttttggctccgtgggccggatagaacagccaaaccggccggatcctgcccgcaggccatagtttgctcaCAGCtggactagcccatcagcaaggatttacataataataaatggggaagttgcttcagcgcccattgtctggactaacagtgggtgcacagccctgacccttgccagggcttcaagggtcaccagccttccgggttccttgtccacagctctctgctagtgaagacaacaGGCAGCTTCCCACAGCGGCCTGGTGGGCAGATGGAAGAGTGCAAGCCCAGCATTTGTTCCCCAAATCCTCTGCCAAgggctcacccagactggctctGATTGACTGTCTTGTGCTATGTTTTCAGTGAGGTGAAATTCACAGGAAGTAAGTACACCTGAGTCACTTCAATTGCACAGCCCAGGGCATTTGTACCTCCCAGCCATGTGTAACTGTCTCCC is drawn from Myotis daubentonii chromosome 3, mMyoDau2.1, whole genome shotgun sequence and contains these coding sequences:
- the LOC132229949 gene encoding protein jagunal homolog 1-like, giving the protein MSVGHLRLLSHDQVAMLYQWEYPYLLSIVPSLLGLLSFPRNNISYLVLSMISMGLFSIAPLIYGSMEMFPAAQQLYRHGKAYRFLFGFSAVSVMYLVLVLAVQVHAWPLHYSKKLLDSRFASTQEKKRK